A window of Amaranthus tricolor cultivar Red isolate AtriRed21 chromosome 8, ASM2621246v1, whole genome shotgun sequence genomic DNA:
GATAATATCCAAAGGCTTAAAATATAACTAAGCAAAAACGTAACAACGTGAACGAATTAGAGCTTGCTTGACCacatgctcgttcgagcatgaTAGCCCTCGTTCGAGCACTTCAGTGAAGCATTGTCAATTTGGTTTCTGAGGTTCTGTTTGATGGTCTGGGCATATGCTCGTTCGGGCACCTatagtgctcgttcgagcacctcAAAACAGTGCATCTGTTCGTGGATCAAAACTTCATTTTATGGAGTGTTGTGTTATTACGAACTAATGTTTTACTTGATATAATTAGTAAATGGATTTGGATGAATCATTACTACTctactctataaataagagttgGTGCATGAAATCATTTACACTTTAATTACATCTTGAACATCAAATTCTGAGTTCATCTTTCTCTCAATCTCTTGAAACATAAAAGagagttataaatttttttattgttttctggTTCTAATCTCtacataaacacataatcatttagttCAATCGGTTCGTACTAATTGGTtgatgtgattgattgtatctcaTTATGAATTTCCGGTCTCAGAATCtaagtacctttgtgggggaaaATATCACAAATGGAAAGCATCATAGTCGCCTTCAATCTATATCAAGATTTTTGATGACATTCATCGTCGCAAACTAATCTTCTTTACGGTGTTGTTCATTTCATGGTTTATTCAAAGTAAGGAGCTCATTTCCATATACAAAGGTTCCgcattatcatttctaatacTATAGTATCATTTTCTCAAttatagtataaattatttttcttattttcaattttcatcaaCATATTTTATTAGACCCTTTTTATCATTGGAAGAGCTTTATAtcgatcaaatcaaacaaactcAAACAAACAGAGAGTAATTAGTATTTATCAATCAAGTACCGTAAAATCTATAGATATCTTGAATTTTTTTGACGACCTGTTTAGTAATAGAATGAAAATGATAATggaaattagtgtaattttggtagaaaCATCTCTTGATAAGTTAGATGATCATTCTTGTTCTCCTCCAAtcatttcatttattttcacaaaattcattccgaTGCATTACCATTTAAAAATGTGGTATTAACTattaagtggtaatgaaaaatttattttaaaaaaacatttttaaagatcaaagtttcattaccatgagaataACATAATGcaattcataaaaatttacattataaattatttttattaccatcgTTTAGTCAACAAACAGACGCTGGGTGCTACGTGTCGATCATGAGTACGTTGTACGGTCTACCTACCATGTTGCATGTACGTAAACATAATTTGACGAAGGTTAGACGTTTCTTGTTTAAGCATAGAATTCTCCTGAACAGCCTTATTATGCGATTCAGAAGCATGATTTAGTGTTTGAATAAGTTCTTGATTTTCATTCCGAAGTTGCAAAACTTGTGACCATAGTTCATTGATTTGTCTCTTCTTTCGTATCCTCGAACGACGGGCCGATTCTCTATTTGATATCATTCTTCGTTGCTTTCTCTCGTCTTTTACTTCTACTTCTTTCCTTTCTTCTCTATTTGCTTCATTACTTGTATAACTAGCTTCAAAGTTTAATTCTTGAACATTATAACATGTTTGAATCACACCAAAAtttgatgaaaatgatatatgATTTATTCCTTCTAAATTACTCATATTCATGGTTTTTGGGTGTTTGGTTAttcaatttatttctttttttagctTGCTGGTTAGGGCCGTTAGTTGATTTATATGATTGAATCAACTAAAGATAGTGTTTGACAACTAAACTGATTTCTTTTGTTAAATAAGTTGACAAGATCGATTGATCAAATCAGCTGCTTTAATTAGCTATGCGGGTtttatatatttacttattatGCATTTAGGACTATGCATGTAATTGATGATTGTGTGGGTAGAGATGCTAATTAGAGCCACAAGGTGGTTATATAAGATAATAACAATAAAGTTGGAAATGGTAGACGAAGTCTAGTGGGCTTAGCTCAGATCGAAAGACAACAAAAATTAGGTGCTTACGCAAActgtaaaagtttttttttttttataataagttttatttgagACGATCTTATCGTGAGACGCCTATTATATAtggatttttataatttaataatacaaatttttagaatttaaactttttgttttATACGAGAGACAATCTCTCATGATAATTACtcttttttatgacttaaaAAGTGACTTATTCGTCAACTGAAACAAAACTCAATTCTCATAGATATATTTCAGATGGCCCATGCGTCCATGATGTAAGCCAACTTTATCCACATAGTCAAAGTTCATTCGTTATTCTTTTCATATCTCTTCGCTTGCACTTATTATATTCAAATTAGTACTACTTGTAAAGaagatttaatttgatttaaagtgaatattctaaatgtaatcaactaaataaaatggagaaagtaaaatttaatttcattcaagtctagtgaaaaataaataaatttaactcgaacaaaattacatttaataaaaatatattcaaattaataaaatttgaccattattttttaaaacttaataacAGACGATTTAAACCTAAATgataatactccctctattgGTCACGTGTTGGAAGTTACTCTCTGTAAATCTCTATCTTACTTACTTTGCaatattcttattttaattcgtttatgatgttattttattttttatttttttttctaattcccTTTCagatatattattattctttttaacaGATCTCCTAGCTAGGGCTAAGGCCTTTGTTAGCATTTGCGGAGTAATTAGCACAAGCATTAGTAACttcaatttttctaaaatagttttttatgttaaatataATAATCTAGCATGCAGTAGGTGAATTGAACAATTAATTTTACACATAAAGttgtttatataattctttatggtcaattatttatataatgcAATAAAGTTAAAAGTAGTGCCAATttgatatttttcattttatatattaatatttatgtaaaaagttCTATTATCACTTACAATTAAGGTTAATTGGGCTTTTGCAAATCTGAAAGGCcaaatttcatttatttaaatttaatcaagaaGGGACATTTATCAAGCCTTCatcaagattcaagaattaacCCTAGgaatattttacatttttctggaataaattatataataatataaagttgttcGTCTGTACTTAAGGACTTAACAGAGCcatctcatttatttttgacTCGGTGTGAAATATAAAAGGGTTAAGAgataacaaataatataatacttcgatctttttgttttttattatcgatatttgaactacttaataaaatttactaattcaaattaattcaaaatatatctaaatttaattcaaattaattttaacatcatacataaaaatattagaCCCTAAAAAATTTAGGACATGTATAGTAGCCCTCTTTGCCCTAATTGATCATCATGTTAAGGAGCCATTTTTGAACGAACCTGATTTATTTTGACTTATTTGGTGGTAAAATTTGTTTGAAAGAAATTTCTAGAAAAAAAGGAGGTATAAGATTGTGAAGAGAACTTGACTTTAATCATTTAcaacatcattatcatcatacctagtgtatttcgctcatagaaaaaactATAATTAGGGTCTGGGGAGAGAAGGAAGacaacaactcatacccataaaggagagtgtaATCAAAGATATTGTGAAGGAGCATTAGAATGAATAGAAGATGTAGCTAAAGGAAGTTTATGACTTTTATTTGTGCAATAAGAGTATCAAGCAACCAACTCAatttcaaaagtttaagttggtGGTTGAGGGTCCATGATATATTGAGAGCCTTTTGGGCTAGATGTGTGAATGCTCTACGGGTCATCGTCATTCCTgagctaaatattccactttaattgaagggtgattgagattcaaattcgtaacctcttgtcacgttctctcatcatcatcatcaacctaaTATCCTGCTCGAAAACAGGGTTTGAGTGAGGGAAGGTGGCGGACGATCCATACCCGTACTCCCTAGGGAGTACTAGAGGAAAACAGTCAATCTTACCCCCAAAAGATGAGAACCCTGCATAGAGAACAATGTGATTAACACTGTTGCCTGATGATCAAAAACTACCGAAGAACCAtgttagctctgataccatgtcaaaaaacCATCTCAATGATTGAGGCCcgaaaatatattatgtactCTAACAATTAATGTACGTAGCTAGATAAGCTAGTTACATTAAGATTATGCCTACAGATAAGTTGTCTAGGGAAGATCAGGACTTGTAAATAGGCCAATAGGTGTGTCAAGTAGAAGATTGCACCATATACACTCCTTCATTAGATTGTCCTTGACAAAGAGTATTATTTGGAAAAAGTTGGATCGATGATAAAGGGATCCAAATAGAATTATCTTTGCACAATTTTAAGATAGAAATAATATTCTTTGTGATAGCATGAACAACTAGaacattattaagttttatagAGGACAATAAGTTAGAACATGACCTTGTTTGGAGGTGAAGTAATGGTGATTAATTGGTTTTTGCGGTGTGAAGGGTTGACAGCTAATAAGAGTACTTCCTAAAACTAAGGTTAAATCGAGTCTTATTTCAATTAGAATCAATTAGAACATGTGCCGGCTTTTTCGGGGAAACCTAGGTTTGTTTCTCATTGTTGCTTTCCTAGCCTTATCTTCTATGGATTTGGTTCACATTATTTAGTGTGCACCAATCTTaaattaaagatataaaaataatatgtttTCTACTTAACAAGTacaattattgaaaaatatttattatttttaagttggtatacaataaaataatatgactAAACTCATACAAAACTTTTATCGAATACTACTGTACCAAAAAAACTAAGCCTAAACTAGGAAAGGACGACCATAATTATGTTTAAAAAATAAGAGATACTTGACAACTTtgcaaaaataagaaaaaataatattcctaaatAAAAGACCTATGATCAAGGAGCAGAATATTCATTTAGCATGATATAAGGAGAAGATAATATAAGAAACTATCTTTTTTTAACAGGAAACATatagaaaattatttataataaagcattttgagaattattaattttgttaaaaactaTAGCAATTTTATTGTGGTTGACGTTGATGTAATTTTGATAGAGGATTTGATTTTAAATCTGAgccattgattttttttatcaaatatattaaaatagtaattgatttcttaaaaagttattttaaccggaattaataaatatatatgtctTAATAAGTGTCACTATATGGATTAGAACATTAGAGTTAGTTTTATAAGAAAGAAGCATACTAGCTAGAAAGATAAGACTACCGGATAAATATAAGTTGTAGCAAGTAAAGATGTTCAGAATATATCTGATATTTATGTGATAttgtaattaaatttgattttaacccgattttatttaaataacatttaaattaggtaaaaaataaaaaatcaatataaagtACAAGACCCAATATTAAACCGTGTTGATTCAAAATATTTGtctcaaaataaatttgataactTGAATAAACACTTCAATTAGAAAGTAATCATTTTGGTTAATATGTTTAATAAACACTCCCACGTTATGAAATTATCAGATTATGAGACCCAAAGGTAATCTAAAAATGTTCATATATTCATATAGAATGTTTAGACAAATTAGTGAAAACgatgatgtattagagttcgaacattgtatttcaaactccaatattgccaagatcgaatgtatgaggtttagtgacaaacaaattacgctatcaatgatatcgatatttgtaagagaaaataaagcaataaaacgacacaaaaaatttaacgaggttcacccaacttaggctacgtcctccggtgtatagtatctcttatattatcaaaggagttcaaagaactctcaaatatgagAATTActatagagaagagatataggctaatgtttggcttggggtatatttttgtggatgattacaatgtgagtgagagctctctatttataggagagatcacactaagtaacattaagtatattaaagctaggggtgttcaaaaccggataacGGGTCGACCCAGTTccgaaaaaccgggtacccaGTTTTCCGGATAGTGAAAATTGAgttccggatccgacccggtttaaatcGGGTACCCGAaatccgggtacccggtttaaaccgggtcggaaaCCGAGTACCcggttttgttaatttttttatttttttatttcatagatGAGTAAAGAGTAAGACGGTATGCTCTAAATTACCATCAACAATTCATCAGTTCATCATATACAAGCAAAATTACCAAGTAGTGAATCTaccatcatcaattcatcatatacaagcagaattttgttatatataatctaCCATCATCATATACA
This region includes:
- the LOC130821723 gene encoding basic leucine zipper 43-like, coding for MNMSNLEGINHISFSSNFGVIQTCYNVQELNFEASYTSNEANREERKEVEVKDERKQRRMISNRESARRSRIRKKRQINELWSQVLQLRNENQELIQTLNHASESHNKAVQENSMLKQETSNLRQIMFTYMQHEIERKMNSEFDVQDIEVNKKEERNELGAI